In the Populus nigra chromosome 2, ddPopNigr1.1, whole genome shotgun sequence genome, GCGTTGCATTTAATTCCTAATTATTATGATTGAGAAAAGAACCcagaaattcattaaaaaaaaagagaggaatgaATCTTTGAAGAGTTTTGCTTTATATACGCGGGGAGCTTGAGGAGTCTTTGGATGtgctatccattttgaaagaaaagaaaatttacacAATAGCAAACACAAACCTTGCATTGTTGGACGAGCTGGAAAGttgtaagaaaagaaattcaaatttaCAGTCAGTGTTAAATTAATCTGTTTTTTAATAGTGAAAATTCCTCATTTAAATCACACTACAAGACCTGGGATTTCACTATAGAAATGAGCAtgtggtttttttcttaatttggttATTAAGATTTATTAACTGATATGTCAAATTatttaatgaaagaaatattaaattatgggGAACCGTAGTGTGAAATATGGAGAAATATTATGACCCATCTAAACTTTTGGGGAAGAAACCGTTTCCATCCTCCAACTTTTATCTTTCAACTTTAaccctttttatattatttttttaaaaaaattggttcttttttttttccagttcatGAGTTaaagagataagaaaaaaagtcGCTTAAATCCagataaagagagaaagtcatCGGTTCACATGAATTCCGACcactaaaaatattgattttgatatttatggGTTTCATtcgataatgaatatttaatgatagtttttttaaatctcaatactttctaaaaaaataatatgaagacCGATAAAGAAATATCATAGCCGATTTAATCTTGTGTTTTCAAatgttttctgatttttttttatgttgatagattttttttttaatgttttagagATGTTATATTCAGGTGGTTttatacacaaaaaataatttgactcGCAATGTATCGTTGTATTAAGAGAGTGTTTGGTGCTTTAATTGAATGGtagtttgtaaattttttattttttaatttaaaattattttttatttttttaaattattttattatgttgatgtaaaaataaataatattattttaatatatattttaaaaaaatatatttaaaaaattaacatgtaatTCAAGAGACTTAGTGACAGGgttgaaaggaaaagaaagttcAAAGCCTTGCATTTTCCATGGCCCACGATTGAGGAAATTCAAGCCCGACCCAACTAGTAATACAGGGGCAAAGACGCAAGCCTCTTTCCCGCCATGCCTAACATATAAACCTTGTCAATTCACATTTCAAAAATCTCTCCACTCATAACCGATCTGTGTCTCTCTCGATTGttcatttgaattgaaaaatcaatttctcGCTTAACCGCCCAACCTGgtttcaatcaatcaaattgGGGTCCCATTTCTCCTCATTGAGATCTCAAAATCACTAACACGATCAAATGAAGTTGAAGATCAACAAAGCTTGCGATCTCAGCTCCATTTCGGTGCTTCCTCCGCAATCAAGGTTCGATTTTACTATTACGACTCGCTTCTGTTTGGATTCTAAGAAAATTCACTAAGACTAAAGAAATTgagtttctgtttttgtttagCTTAGCTTTCGAGATTTCaaaaattgaacaacaaaaacaacGGTGTGACTTTTTTTCTCTCACATAATTTTCCTCTGTTTTCTCAGTCGCCAAGCAGAATGAATCGAGTGTTTAATTTCGTTTTCCAATCCAATATTTCATCTCATTTAAAATGATCTGAAGGAGATGAactgattttgatttctttgtgAGATTTGCTTGGAtgctgagaatttttttttaaaaaaaaacgagagagatgaaataaataataataataataaaaacagctGCTTACTTTAGCTTTGTCcgttcattttattattttcggAGAGTGAAACTAAAATATTCACTATTTTGCTTCTTCGATCATGTGTTTAGCCTTTTGTCTGATCTTAAAgacttaaataagataaaaaatatgagaatataTGTTTATGTCGTGTTAAGATTTTCGTTGTCAGTTAATTAGGcgattttttaataagatatgAGAGAAGGTATTTAAAGATGTCTTCATTGTTTTGTGAATTTTGTCCTGCTTAATTGTCCTGATTGTTCTTTTTATGATATGAAGGAGATCGAGCTCTATACCAGTTGGACCACAACAAGCATCACAGCTTCGATCACAACAATCACAACAGTCATTTTCACAGGGATTTTCATCTCAGCATGGCATATTTTCTCAGATCTCTCAGACTTCTCTTGATGAAGCTCTGACAATTGATCAGGTTGATTCTCATTTTGATTCGACTTTATTTGTGTTAATGAGAAAATGGAGCATTATAAGAGAACAGTGAATTGGAATTCTGTGGTAAATTGTTCTCTAgaaattcaaatatttgttgccctacattttatagttttttcactATTAAGCTCGATTGAGTTGAGGTTCTTGGTTAAGGAATTGGATAAGGTGtaatttcaaatcattttattttcatatctgCTTTGAGAGAAGGTGAGCCTGAATTGTGGAAGCTTTTGGAGTTCCAGATTGTGAATCTTAAGTGAAAGTGATTAGGTCAATCAAGCAGATTTCTCACTGTTCTTTTGTGACAACATGTAAACACTTATAATTTACCATCGTACAGTAAAAGATTACGGAGGGGATTAGCTGTCAAACTGACCTTCATCTTATTTTTGATAGATATGGAAATTATAAGCTGTGAAGATCTAGTTCCTTTAGCtgttttgttgttcttttgCTCGATGACTATTCTTACACCTAGACTCACTCTTGTCGTAAGGGCTCTTCCATCTGCTATTCACTTCTGTTGTACATATTATGTCTAAATTAGAGGGGCGAGAACCCCCTTCAAAGTGTGTGTTTTGCCACTTTCAAGACTTTGTTTTTGATTCCTTTACAGGGAATAGTTGCCTCGTCTGGACCCCTTTGTAGCTCCTTTGCCAAACCTTCATGAATAGAATGGTGTCTCATGTAATGGTTTTGGACTTGTGATGGAATTAATTGAGCAAAATTAAACGAAACAATTTTCTATGATCTATTTGTTTATTGTATATAAAATACAACTGAATATGAATTCATCATTCCActtttttcctttgctttttcttcattttctatgCAGAGATTCAGTTCTCAGGAGCAAGAGAACTCCGTGAAGAAACCGTCTTGCTTACCAGTAATTAGCTATAAACGTGAAGAGAATCAATTGCCAGTCTCTAGATCTTCTTCCAATCTAGTGCGCAAATGGAGTGCTGCTCGTGTTCCAGATCATAAATGTAAGTTTCATATGGAGTGAAATAAATTATCTGAAAAGTCTAGCAGTTTAGCTCTCCTATTCAAGATCTATAAGTGGATCAATTAAGTTTATATTCTTGCATGTGTGAATTCTTCTTTCTGTGGAGTGCTAAATTCTTTGTTTAACTAAGCAGGTCGGATAAATGAAGAACTTCAGCACCGGATCGGAATGATGGAAACTTCTTTAACCAAGTTTGGAATGATCTTGGATTCTGTTCAGAGTGATGTCATGCAAGTAAAGAAAGGAATAAAAGAAGCATCACTGGAGAGTGAGTGATAAAAACTTTTAACACGTTGGAAATTAGGAGCTTGTGAGAAAAAATGTTTGTGAAATGGTTCCTTAGGATTGTGGTAAATTGTTCCGTGTCCTGCCCTTTAAGTTGAATAGagctttgtattttatttattattttattaaataactgaaattgatatatatatatgtcccATAGGGTATGTACTTGAATCTTAACAGATTTAATTATCCTCATTTGTTCTGTTTGCTTCCAGCCTTGTCTTGTCAGGAAGGATTTGGATTAGAACTAAGATATTTAGTGACTGTTCATCCTATAATTAACCGTGAATTTAATACCATTGCATGCAATGTaagttttttaacataatttgttGAAGTCgttttgtcttctcaatttcaccaGCGGAAGGCATGCGTCAGAAGTTGATTGTCCTCGACACTTCGCTGCAGCTAATGGTAACACTGTAACAGTACACTTATGATGACTCTTTTGACTTAGATCAGCATAGTTGTTTGAGTGCCAATGACTCAGCACTTTTAAACACTACCGAGATATTTTAAACCAGAATAAGGGACAAGAAGATGTCAAATTCAGCCTTGAGGGGAGCCTGAAATCTGTATCAGAACAACTAAGCAAGGATAGATATCAAGATAAGCTGCAGCAGATTTTCTCGGCACTTTCTACCTTACCAAAGCAGACGGAAACATTTCTGTACAAACTACAGAATGAGCTGTGCACAAccttcaaaaaagaaatccagGCATGTATAATGTCGCAGCGGCGAAGCTAGAATACCTGATAGAAATTGTAATGTAACATTGAGTTGCATTCTACTTCCTTGcttaatacaaataatattgAAGTGTCCGGTCTTCTTAGAAATGCTTGGTTAATCACTTAATCCCTGCTTTAAGTACTCAATTATGCCTCTCGGCTTTTGCGTTAATACCTTTTCGCCCTGTCATTTCTATACTTGCAGGAGATGGCTTGCAGCCTGAAGACCCCCCTCAACCAAAAATGTCCATCAATCACTGTACTTTCTCCAAAGGTGCTTTACTCTTCTAAGAAAATTCGGGGTATCTTATCCGAGAAATTAACTTTTGCATCcataatttatcataaaaccTTGCATCTATTCAAATTTGCAGGTTACTAGCCATCATGTTACTCCACAGAGAAAGCCAGAGCCAGTGAAGAAGTATGCAAAGATCTAGTTTTCCTATATCCAACTTGGTTTTCTCCTACTGATTCTCTCGTTTTATATGCTTGTTGATTCCATTTTCCGTGCATAAGAAATTTAAATCCATGAGtgtgaaagagagaaaagacaaGTGCATGGCAGTTCCATACCATGTTATTGGCATCCTTCGCTTGGATTGATTAAATGCCTTGGTTTTGTACTGtctagttgtttttttgtttttccgtaTCGCCTAGTTGATCTACTTTGGTTGTTCAATTCTTaaacttaattgaaataatCATTGTATCAAACTAAGAGCCCTGAATGAGTTTTCTCGATTCCAGTCCGACTTTGCTTCCAAAGGTTGCTGGGCAAGCAGAAACAGTTCCGATGGTGGAAATGGGAGGTTGGAAGTCTGTAAAGGTGAAACAACACACATTTACACAAGCGGCATCCCTCAGGGAGCAGAAACGCACCAGAGTTTCTTCAGATCAACAGGTAGTTCTTCGTGTGCACATGTTTTTGGTCTTCCCAGTGTTGCTAAGCAAACACAGGTTTTTAGTTGGGATGTGGTGTATGTTGGCTCTTCCTGGTTGATTGGCGTGGTAAAAGTAGTTGCAGCAAAGTTATATCCCTTAAAAAGTAAACAACACGTGAATGACCTCTGCTGTATGGGTTTCATGGGAAATCTTCTGCTTACTGATTCAAAGAAAATTCTCACCTAATATTCTTGGTCAATTTAAAATGTTGATCCATATTGCAGGAAGAACAAAGTAGAGTTATTATCGATTCAGATGAGGAGATTGATGGAGGTTTTTCTTGCTTGCTCGATGTTAAAGAAACAGGTATTTCGAGGAAGAAAATCTTCAGAACCATTATTCGATCTGCTAACGTCGCTCTAAATGCTACCTGTTTTCCCTGTTCAAGGCATCAGAAACCCCATAATCGGTGAATCAAAGGAAGACACTGCAAGGATTTTGCGGAAAGCTAGGAGGCAAAAGAGAAAATACTGTAATCCTATCATTATTAATTGAAGGTACCCTTGCGCTTTAGTATTTgcttcattcttttttcttttgaaatattCTATGTACACACTCGTCCAATTGTTGCTGATCTTAAGTTTCATTGTTAATTAAAACCCTCGCTGTTCTTTAAGATCTCTGCCAAATTGAGGCATTGAAACAAGAATAGAAAGTGCACTAGCCTAAAAGGGAATGCCAATTTTGTAGATGTACTAGATGAATGACTGAGTCTATGAcgtatgaaaatatttttactttttagtcaTAATTCAagagttgttttttatagataatttttaattaaatgtatgtttagtaaaataataatattttttttttaaaaaaaaaagatgctttAAATTGGATGTACAGGTCAAAATTTAAGCTGActtttgatcaaatataatctaaacttaattttataacaaattttttggttaaattaaaaatagtttctaaccaaacttatttataatttttataaaatttaagaactaaattaaatcaaaatctaaATCTCATGCAAAATATAACCTCAATTAGCAGCATGGCTTGTATGTTAATGATGCATAGAAGTTTTAGCAAGAAGTCTTTTATAAAAGGTGCTTGAGATTGAGATTGAGATTGTGGtgggtgtttttaaaaatagtttttttaaatcctaaatcattaacatattaaaattataaaaaaatttaaaaatatatttaattaacaaaaaaaaaatttaaaaatcccgTCTCCCAACGACTTTGTTGCATGTGCATTTTATTGGTGGCAGGTGCAACAttaaccaggaaaaaaaaaatcaacttcctGTCCTGTGAGGAGAACAAACCCATATGCTTCCAACAACTTGGCCAAGAAGAGGAAAATAATGCACTGTGTGGGTTTATGGATCAAAACTTTGTGAGCAAAGACTAGGGTTTGAGTTATATCATTGCAATCATAATTGGAAAAGAATTAATAACCAAattggaaggggaaaaaaagagaggataaaaCGAACAAAGAATGAAGAAATGAAGAATAGAGGTTGGCATGCTTCTAATTGGGCTTGGATGTTATTTCGTGGCTTGGCAATTCAATGTCCACGGACTACAGCACAGGCCGCTGCTAGATGCTGCAAGGCCTGGGCCCTTTAAGCTTTGATACAATCCGGAGTAAAGAAGATGGAAGCTGGTGTTTAGCCctcaataaaaatagatatgaaAAGGTGAATGACTGTCTACAAGACTTATCCTCAATAATAAACAGAACTATTTTAACagaaaaaattcttaaataataaactaaaagataaataaaaatataaatataaaagtgtgacaacaaaataaattgttttttttaaggaagcatactctttattttttaagaatttataggttttagcattttatttattattaacaaattctttttattaaaaagatagatGTACATGACTTTATCTTAATAATTCTTGTAGTTTTCTCTCCTTccaaaacaatttcaatcatATCTTATGTGAAACCtatttaattttacatcaaaaaaaatataactttttttatttatagagtttGTATAAGAATATAATACTTATTTCTGTATTATAGTGTTCATACAAGAATagggtttgatttattttttaaaatttaaaatagtatttaaaattattcatctcaattttttttaagaaaatcatgGATGACTAGAAGTACTTAAACTATGTTAttcttacaaataaattttgaagtaaaaaataatattttgctaGAAGGAATGATTGAAGTACGGATTGTTATCTTGACAGATCTTCTGACCACTTTAAAACTAACACGTGCCCAGACCACTAtccttttttttgggttttagaaGCAATAATTGCTATCTAAGAAATAAAGAAGAACAAATAAGAGAAGGATTTGATCCCCCGACGCACTAAGCTGCTAAAACCGCCTTTTCTTTAACGGCCCTTTTTCACTGTAAAGGCAGCACCATTGACAGGTCATCAGATACGATTCTTCGAAGGGCTGCTCAAAAGGGCAGCTCCCGTGGAATAAAATAAGCTGGGGAGCATGCTTTACATATTTATAATCTCTCAAGGAAATATTAGATTTTATGGAGCAATTCCTTCGTTTCCCTCAAAGACTACGGCTAACTTGTCCTATTAGGGAATCGAGACATTAGAAACGTCCATAGCTTAGCAAATCTCATTTTTCAATGATGGCGATGTACTCCTAATTATGGGTAAGCATCTAGCGAAGCACCAGGCCGGAAACTAATATTGCTACTGTGAATATGATCAAGACAAGAAAGTCATCTCTTTGTATCTGtagattcatttttttctctttccccACTGGTCCCGTTTCAAGTATCCTTgcaatttaatctaaattattttaaacagcACCAAAATAACTATTTCTTTTccatctgtttgtttttgtattcgtTTTGATGCAGAATAAGGAACTCGGCAGTGTTGTTCCTTTCTTATAATATATCACGAAGGAATTCAATTGTTGAGTCATTCAAATTGTCATGATCCCACTGGTCCTAATTTGGCCAACAAATAATCATATCATATATATCTACATAGTAAAGCAGGTTTCTCCCCATAAATTCGATTACTTTCTCGAGTATAATACGACTTAGTAGAGCTTTTTTGCATTCTTTTTCCAGGATTGAGGCTTCGTCGGGATTCCTTTTGAGACACTGTTCGTTCAAAAGAGAGAGGAGCATCCAATGCTTGAAGAGTGCAGAGGGAGGGGGGGAGGCCAAAATCCCAGCATGGGACAAAATCAACCCACCCACTTTGCTCAGTAAGAGTCTCAACGAAGTTAACCTGCCACAGTCTGATAAGTGGCTCTGGTGAGGCTTAATCTCAGAATTAGCTGGATGATTGTTGCAATTGGCCTAACCAAGAAACAAACAACCACCTTCAAGGAGGAAAGGAAGAAGGTGTAATGGCTACAAATCATCTCCTAGGTAAACATCACTTACCCACCTTAAAATAAACTCCAAATCGTCAGTGGATCTGtcctttgttgattttatagtATTAGTACCAGCCTCGGCTGTCCAGCTAAATTGGGTTAGATAGTTAATATCATCTGTTGAGACCTTACGTGGCAACCACCAATCCATTGACTGTGTCTCTAAAACCCAGCTTTATGTTcattaaattaatgtatttCACTACCTAATAAATCTGATGCTTCGGTGTCAACTACCTAGTGGCAAAAATTGGGCTAGGTTGGTTTTGTTTGTTAGGGAAACAAGTTAGCTTGATggcgttttttttctttctttctttctggttaacctgttttttaatttgcttttcatgtaaaaaaaatatattaatttaatattttaaaaataatttttaatagttttgctAAAACACTCTATaccatattaataaatttatgcaacagaacaaataaacaaagaagaaattgtaaaatttatctttatgtaGTAGGATGAGTCTCCAATTTATCCTTATATCattgattaaatcaattttattattattattataaaatagctgaattttcaatttatccATAGACAAtgaataaattttcaatatatctttatattaacttttttctctttaaattcaCTAATACACATGATTATTATATTGAAAAGGGAATCCAGTGGAGAAGGATCGGAGTCATGGGAGAgaaagctagaaaaataaataaataaataaaggaaggaGCGGgaggttttggtttttttttaaaaaaaaaaattaaggtttagTCTCatgtgaattttttataaaaaaaattattttgttcgtCATGTTCCATATGAATGTTTATAGAGCTTagaattactttttaatataacattaaAATAGATAcgtgattttttcaattaatctaaATGAAGAAATAATCAAATGATAAATTGGAGATCATTTTATAAGAACAAGATTCATCCGATTACGAAaataaaacaccataaaaactcagacaaattaaatcattttccCTATATTATTGCCAATGGATGTAAAATATTTGACACCTGTGTTTTTCATCTTGAGCCACGTGTTGATCCTTCACCACACcccaaacccccccccccccccccccccccccgaggGGTAAAAGAATCTCCTTTCCCTTTAATAATCTTGAATATCTTTAAGGACAAGAAAGGAAAAGGCTGAGCTGCCTTGGTACCAACATGCAAAAAAACCGCAACTCTCTCCCTCTGAAGGGGGCACTCTGTCAAATTAGTTAAAATGGAACAGCGAGGGTGCAACGACAACAACAAAGAACATGCTCTCCTTCCCTCTCTCTAGGTTAGTAATAGAAACACGAGGCGAGGTTTAGACCATCAGAATTACATTAGCCAATCCCTACACGACACCATCCTACCACATTACCAATTTTATGGGCAATTGATTAACTCTAAATTATACTAGATACGTGCCATGCTCGTgctaggctttttttttttttttgtaatatagaAAAACCGATATTAAAGTGTGctaatgtattttaaagaaagaaaacaaataagcaACTCAAGTTATAGATACTATTGAATTCAATgagattgttttattatttaattatataatagaaataacaacaaaagaaaatgaattgaattttagaaGAAAAGGTGACAGCAATGacgtaaagaaaaaaaaatatttgtaaaaaaaaaactatagagtTGAATTTCAAGATAACTcaatattattgaataaaattctaaaaaataaataaataatgacaataaaaataaaacacttgttATCAAACCTCGCAAGCTAGATcatgatagaaaataaaac is a window encoding:
- the LOC133681365 gene encoding putative recombination initiation defects 3 translates to MKLKINKACDLSSISVLPPQSRRSSSIPVGPQQASQLRSQQSQQSFSQGFSSQHGIFSQISQTSLDEALTIDQRFSSQEQENSVKKPSCLPVISYKREENQLPVSRSSSNLVRKWSAARVPDHKCRINEELQHRIGMMETSLTKFGMILDSVQSDVMQVKKGIKEASLETEGMRQKLIVLDTSLQLMNKGQEDVKFSLEGSLKSVSEQLSKDRYQDKLQQIFSALSTLPKQTETFLYKLQNELCTTFKKEIQEMACSLKTPLNQKCPSITVLSPKVTSHHVTPQRKPEPVKNPTLLPKVAGQAETVPMVEMGGWKSVKVKQHTFTQAASLREQKRTRVSSDQQEEQSRVIIDSDEEIDGGFSCLLDVKETGIRNPIIGESKEDTARILRKARRQKRKYCNPIIIN